The nucleotide window AATATGCCGAACCCCAAACAGCCCTTCCATTAATTCTGTTCGCTGGGCGCCGACCAAACCGCCAATGCCCAGAATCTCGCCTTTTTTTAATTCAAAAGAGACATCACGGAAGCTGCGCGGATCAATCGAAGTAAAGTTTTCAACTTTTAGAACAACCTCACCTGGAACATTGGACCGCGGCGGGAAACGATTAGTCAGCTCACGGCCAACCATGCGCTGAATGATCAAATCTGTCGTTAACTCGCCTGCCGGCCAAGTACCGACGTAAGTACCATCACGCATGATCGTCACTTCATCGGAGATTTTTAGAATTTCTTCCATCTTATGAGAAATATAAATAATCGATACGCCCTTAGAACGGAGCTTATTGATAATATCGAACAGTCCCTCAACTTCGTTTTCCGTCAGCGATGACGTCGGCTCGTCCATGATCACGATCTTGGCATTGACAGAAACAGCCTTGGCGATTTCAACCGACTGCATTTGCGAAACGGACAGCGTTCCCAATTTGACTTTGGGATTGAAATCCAGATTGACTTCTTTTAAGAGGTCTTCCGTTTCCTTATACATCCGCGCATGATCCACCACCTGTACCGGCCCGATTCGTTTCATTGGATAGCGGCCGCAGAAAATATTCTCAGCGATACTGCGGTCCGGAATGGGCTGCAGTTCCTGATGAACCATTGCAATGCCCCGATGCAGCGCGTCGTTGGTATCTTTGATATCCACTTCTTCATCGTTGAAAATAACCTGTCCTTCATCCTTTTTATAGATGCCGAACAAACATTTCATCAGTGTGGACTTGCCGGCTCCGTTTTCACCCATTAACGCGTGAACGGTTCCCGGACGGACATTCAGACAGACGCGGTCGAGCGCTTTAACGCCAGGGAAGCTTTTACTTATATTTTTCATCTGTAAAATATAGTCGCTCATGAATAAATCCCCTTCCTCTTTGAAATCCAGAAAAATTAAGTGTGCGCGAAGGCACACTTAATTTTCGAATTCTTTTACTTATTTGTACTTATCAACGTTTTCCGGAGTAACCTTAATGTAGTCAATCCAGTAGTAAGCGTCCAGCTTATCACCATTTACTGCCATAACGGCGCAGTCAACTGCTTTATGCGACTGATTGATATGGTCGTTCAGAACTGTACCTGTCATACCGCCGGTCGAAACCAGGTCAACGGCTTCTGCCAAAGCATCAACGCCGACCAGATAAATATCTTCACCGACTTTGCGGCCTGCCGCTGTGATTGCCTGAGCTGCGCCCAAAGCCATCGCGTCATTGTTGCAGAAGACAGCTTCAATCTTATCACCATATTGAGTTAAAGCATTCGCTACGATTTCCTGACCCTTTGCCTGATCCCAATCGCCGCGCTGTTCATCTAATTTTTCAACTTTCAAACCAGAAACGGCTTCGTATTGAGAAATCGAAAATTCTGTACGATACTTCGCATCAACATTTTCCGGATCGCCGACAACCATGACATACTGTAAAACACCGTCGCCGTTCAGATCGCCTTTGTTCGGCAGATCCGCGATCAGTTCGCCCTGATACTTGCCTGACTGACGAGCATCAGCGCCGACATAAGTAATCATGCCTGGGAATTTCTTCATATCTTCTTCGCTTGGTTCACGGTTGATGAAAATGCATGGCTTGTTTGCAGCTTCGCACTTATCAATGACGGTTGCGGCAGAAGTAGCCTGGACTAAGTTAATGATCAGAGCGTCATAGTCCTGAGCGATGAAGTTATCAATCTGGTTGGTCTGTTCAGCCATATCGCCTTTACCGTCCTGAATTGTGACCTGATATTCTACTTCGTCAGTATTCAGCGTTTTGAAATAGCTTTCGATTTCCTTCCGGTACAGCGTCATGAAGTTATCATCAAATTTGTAGATGGAGACGCCGATGTTGTAAACTTTTTTGTCGGTATTAGCTCCGCCGTTATCCGTTGGGGTATCATTATTACCGCCGCCGTTGTTGGAGCATGCAGCAAGGGATAATACCATCAATGCTGATGCAAGAAAAGCAAATAGTTTTTTCATCTTTTTCCCTCCGTATAGCTTCTGTATACGCTTACATTCTATGACGTTTCAAGTCGCAGTGTCAATGAATCCAGATAAACTTTCAGCATGTTTTATCTAGTTTTAGTAAAATCTATTTTTATTTAATTCGACAATTAATGTTAAAGAATGCCTTTATCATTGGCTTTTTCCAATTTTATCCAGATTGTAAGATAAAATGTAAGCGGTAACACTTTTAGTAAAACATCAAGTTCATTGTGATTTATTTAGTAAATTATTTTGACTTGTTCACTGAAATTCGTTAGAGTAAGAATGAGAGAAGAGTTGATAACGATGTCTACGATTAAAGAAATTGCCCAGCGGGCCGGCGTATCCGCAGCCGCCGTATCGCGGATACTCAACTATGATCCAACTTTAAAGGTTGCGGAACAAACGCGCCAACGAGTCTTCGATGAAGCGAAGAAACTGGGCTATGTCAAACGTAAAATCAAAACGAAGAATAATTATAATCCGATCCGGATCGGCATCGTGCAGTGGTATTCAATCGAAAAAGAACTGAATGATCCGTTTTACCTGTCGATCCGAATCGGAGCAGAAAGTTATCTAAATCAAAACAACATTGAAATGATCCGTTCCTTTCGCGGCGATCCGGACTTTTTAAGCAAGCTTTCAATGCTGGACGGTCTGATCTGCATCGGCAAGTTCTCCAATCAGGAAATCAGTGAGTTCCGCAAACTGACTGACAAAGTTATTTTTGTTGATCTGTATATGCCGAAAATATTTGTAAACACCATTGTCATGGATTTCCGCACCGCTGTCTTGGAAGGTCTGGAATACCTCAGCGGTTTAGGCCACACCCGAATTGGTTTTCTGGGTGGTATTGAACATACTTCCGACGGCGAGGTCTACTTTGAACAACGATTCCATTGTTATCAGGAATTCTGCCGGCATAAAAACTGGGATAACAGCCGCTATGTCCGACGTGATCAATTCACGGTTGAATCCGGTTATGCGATGATGCTCGACTTGATCGCCGCGCATACGGTCCCAACAGCTTTGTTCTGTGCCAGTGATGCGATCGCGATGGGCGCACTGCGGGCATTGCATGAGAACAATTACCTTGTACCCGAAGACATTTCAATCTTAGGTTTTAATAATAATCAGAATACGGCTTATACGAATCCGCCGCTGACGACAATTTACGCTCCGGCTCGGCAAATGGGCGAGCTGGCTGCCCAGTTTATCACGCAGTTTGCAACGAAAGATAAAATCTATCCGATGCAGATCACGCTGCCGTGTTCTCTGATTCTGCGCCAATCCTGTACTCGTCCGCGTTCAAAAACAAAATAAGCCCTCCTTTGACTCCGTTTTTTATTGAAGTCACTCTTGCTTTATCATTCAGCTGGAAAGATCATCATGACAAGAATTGATTATAGGCAGAAGCTATTCACTTCACCGCAAGCTTCTGTTCAGCCTTGCTTAGTCCTTATTTTTAACAGAGTTTTGATGAAGCCAGGTATGAAACTGATCGGTACAAAAACGAATAAATTCCCGGGCAGAAATTTCCTGATTGTGACGCAGCGCCAAGATAACAAAGAAAACCTCTGAAAGGGTCAGATAAACATCCTTTCCATCAAAAACAAAAAGATTGGGAATCTGCAAAAAGTCTAGGCTCCCGCCCCAGAATATTTTATCAATTAAGCTGCAGAAGCATCCAGCCAAACCACAGATCATGATGATTCTGACAACAATGGTGGTTTTTTTTCCGCTTGATTTTATAGAATCGATAACCTCCCCAATAAAGAAAAAGAATGATCAGATTAATCACGATCAATAGCAATGGATTGGACAACAGCGAAAGAAATTGACCACCGTAGGAAAGCTGCGTGTTCTGGATAGGATAAAACCGCAGCCATCCATCAATCAACGTGAATTCGCAATCCATAAACCGGTTGGCAATCACCAGCTTGATGATTTGATCAAACATGATCAACCCCCGACAGGAAGAACCCATAAACGAAATCGTTTCATCCTTTGACCACCTCGTATTTTTGTATTGGTTCAATTCTATCATAAACAAACTGGATATGACATTATTCGGTTTTTTTATGCATCGACAATCTGTTTAAGACAAAGGAAAAAGCTGCGGGTAAGATTCTTTTCGCAGCTCCATTATTTCTTTGTTGTTCGGTTTAAGGACGCAGGCCTGATCCCCCCTGCAGTGTGATCGTTTCCCCGCTGATATAGGATGCATCTTCACTGGCTAAGAAAAGGC belongs to Holdemania massiliensis and includes:
- a CDS encoding sugar ABC transporter ATP-binding protein — its product is MSDYILQMKNISKSFPGVKALDRVCLNVRPGTVHALMGENGAGKSTLMKCLFGIYKKDEGQVIFNDEEVDIKDTNDALHRGIAMVHQELQPIPDRSIAENIFCGRYPMKRIGPVQVVDHARMYKETEDLLKEVNLDFNPKVKLGTLSVSQMQSVEIAKAVSVNAKIVIMDEPTSSLTENEVEGLFDIINKLRSKGVSIIYISHKMEEILKISDEVTIMRDGTYVGTWPAGELTTDLIIQRMVGRELTNRFPPRSNVPGEVVLKVENFTSIDPRSFRDVSFELKKGEILGIGGLVGAQRTELMEGLFGVRHIESGTVTYKNETIKIHHPRDAIKKGIALLTEDRRATGIFGVLSISDNVGVASLDKYIDYGVVLNNKKLDSLVKDNIDKMSIKTPSTKTQIQSLSGGNQQKVIIARWLANDPEILILDEPTRGIDVGAKYEIYTIIADLAKQGKAIIMISSEMPELIGMSDRIMVMCEGRVTGFVDSKTTTQEEIMSLATKYM
- a CDS encoding substrate-binding domain-containing protein — protein: MKKLFAFLASALMVLSLAACSNNGGGNNDTPTDNGGANTDKKVYNIGVSIYKFDDNFMTLYRKEIESYFKTLNTDEVEYQVTIQDGKGDMAEQTNQIDNFIAQDYDALIINLVQATSAATVIDKCEAANKPCIFINREPSEEDMKKFPGMITYVGADARQSGKYQGELIADLPNKGDLNGDGVLQYVMVVGDPENVDAKYRTEFSISQYEAVSGLKVEKLDEQRGDWDQAKGQEIVANALTQYGDKIEAVFCNNDAMALGAAQAITAAGRKVGEDIYLVGVDALAEAVDLVSTGGMTGTVLNDHINQSHKAVDCAVMAVNGDKLDAYYWIDYIKVTPENVDKYK
- a CDS encoding LacI family DNA-binding transcriptional regulator; protein product: MSTIKEIAQRAGVSAAAVSRILNYDPTLKVAEQTRQRVFDEAKKLGYVKRKIKTKNNYNPIRIGIVQWYSIEKELNDPFYLSIRIGAESYLNQNNIEMIRSFRGDPDFLSKLSMLDGLICIGKFSNQEISEFRKLTDKVIFVDLYMPKIFVNTIVMDFRTAVLEGLEYLSGLGHTRIGFLGGIEHTSDGEVYFEQRFHCYQEFCRHKNWDNSRYVRRDQFTVESGYAMMLDLIAAHTVPTALFCASDAIAMGALRALHENNYLVPEDISILGFNNNQNTAYTNPPLTTIYAPARQMGELAAQFITQFATKDKIYPMQITLPCSLILRQSCTRPRSKTK
- a CDS encoding signal peptidase II, which encodes MICGLAGCFCSLIDKIFWGGSLDFLQIPNLFVFDGKDVYLTLSEVFFVILALRHNQEISAREFIRFCTDQFHTWLHQNSVKNKD
- a CDS encoding signal peptidase II, which codes for MFDQIIKLVIANRFMDCEFTLIDGWLRFYPIQNTQLSYGGQFLSLLSNPLLLIVINLIILFLYWGGYRFYKIKRKKNHHCCQNHHDLWFGWMLLQLN